One genomic window of Polyangium aurulentum includes the following:
- a CDS encoding ribonuclease HI, whose product MPWVRALLRGQKIYARADEAGQLVADGGRVEIRYKPNDGRKYGARADNLKVVPGEILPDDACGPAEVVEKKEKAEGEAKKAAPAGRRAPGTSEERKAAAAKAHQAAEPPAAGHVIAYADGACTGNPGPAGLGVVVVQDGAPRVKLSEYLGQGTNNIAELTAILRALAEAPDPAQPMTIYTDSQYAIGVLQKGWKAKANTELVAEVKEALKARRNAKLVYVPGHAGVAMNELADELAREAVRARRTTRPA is encoded by the coding sequence GTGCCCTGGGTTCGAGCGCTCCTCCGAGGTCAGAAGATCTACGCCCGTGCCGACGAAGCCGGCCAGCTCGTCGCCGACGGCGGGCGCGTCGAGATCCGCTACAAGCCAAACGACGGCCGCAAGTACGGCGCCCGCGCGGACAACCTGAAGGTCGTCCCCGGCGAGATCCTCCCCGACGACGCCTGCGGCCCCGCCGAGGTCGTCGAGAAGAAGGAAAAGGCCGAGGGCGAAGCCAAGAAGGCCGCGCCCGCAGGTCGCAGAGCCCCGGGCACCTCCGAGGAGCGCAAGGCCGCCGCCGCCAAGGCGCACCAGGCGGCCGAGCCCCCCGCCGCAGGGCACGTGATCGCCTACGCCGACGGCGCGTGCACCGGCAACCCGGGCCCCGCGGGGCTCGGGGTCGTGGTGGTGCAGGACGGCGCGCCGCGCGTGAAGCTGAGCGAGTACCTCGGGCAGGGCACCAACAACATCGCCGAGCTCACCGCCATCCTGCGCGCCCTCGCCGAGGCACCCGATCCCGCCCAGCCCATGACCATCTACACCGACAGCCAGTACGCGATCGGCGTGTTGCAGAAGGGCTGGAAGGCGAAAGCGAACACGGAGCTGGTCGCCGAGGTGAAGGAAGCCCTCAAGGCGCGCCGCAACGCGAAGCTCGTCTACGTCCCGGGTCACGCGGGGGTCGCGATGAACGAGCTCGCCGACGAGCTCGCGCGCGAGGCCGTCCGCGCGCGCCGGACCACACGCCCGGCGTGA
- the gpmI gene encoding 2,3-bisphosphoglycerate-independent phosphoglycerate mutase, which produces MSDTPLHPPARRPKPLVLCTLEGLGEREEKMGNAVRLARTPSLDALGAKRPRVVLSATGPNVGLAEGRVGSSAIAHLTLGAGRPPRTEAARIDALIADRKLGTNPIVARSIWIAQDRKCRLHLFGVISESGVHASFDHLRALLHVADMNDVKVVLHAILDGQAAHPKSASRHLEILHHLLEDKGVIGTLSGRRFAMDRDGRWDLVNKAYTAIVRGHAETHETAFDALRMGYAKGQTDTTFEPVRIGDYDGIKGDFMADFSADKPTWEWIGEEVGFAFGHRPDRMQQLSAMLVRRGVPAEIEQQMLTDRGKAVRAFDAQCFLAMTEMSRELEVPPAFGPEPVDSSFGEALERAGLTQIRIAESEKAPHVTRFFSGGRDEPFEREERILVPSPREDVEPHAAAVAVEADRTIRACKHDFVLVNLASCDLAGHTGDLKTAIAAVEAVDAAVGVIARAVEDAGGALVVVGTHGNCERMLDDDGKPHTGHTTSPVPLWYASADDAAELSTGSLSDVAPTLLEILGIAPPAAMTGRSLRISR; this is translated from the coding sequence ATGAGCGACACGCCGCTTCATCCCCCCGCACGCAGGCCCAAGCCCCTCGTGCTCTGCACCCTCGAAGGCCTCGGCGAGCGCGAGGAGAAGATGGGCAACGCCGTCCGCCTCGCGCGCACGCCGAGCCTCGACGCGCTCGGGGCGAAGAGGCCGCGCGTCGTGCTCAGCGCGACCGGCCCGAACGTCGGGCTCGCTGAGGGGCGCGTGGGATCGAGCGCCATCGCGCACCTCACGCTCGGCGCAGGCCGCCCCCCGCGCACCGAGGCGGCGCGCATCGACGCGCTCATCGCCGACCGCAAGCTCGGCACCAACCCGATCGTCGCGCGGTCGATCTGGATCGCGCAGGACCGCAAGTGCCGCCTGCACCTGTTCGGCGTGATCTCCGAGAGCGGCGTGCACGCGTCGTTCGATCACCTGCGGGCGCTGTTGCACGTGGCCGACATGAACGACGTGAAGGTCGTGCTGCACGCGATCCTCGACGGTCAGGCAGCGCATCCGAAGAGCGCGTCGAGGCACCTCGAGATCCTCCACCACCTGCTCGAGGACAAGGGCGTGATCGGCACGCTCTCGGGGCGTCGGTTCGCGATGGATCGCGACGGGCGCTGGGACCTCGTCAACAAGGCCTACACGGCCATCGTGCGCGGCCATGCCGAGACGCACGAGACGGCCTTCGACGCGCTGCGCATGGGCTACGCCAAGGGCCAGACCGACACGACCTTCGAGCCCGTGCGCATCGGCGACTACGACGGCATCAAGGGCGACTTCATGGCCGATTTCTCGGCCGACAAACCGACCTGGGAGTGGATCGGCGAGGAGGTCGGCTTCGCCTTCGGGCACCGGCCCGACCGCATGCAGCAGCTCTCGGCGATGCTCGTGCGGCGCGGCGTGCCGGCCGAGATCGAGCAGCAGATGCTGACCGATCGAGGCAAGGCGGTGCGCGCGTTCGACGCGCAGTGCTTCCTCGCGATGACCGAGATGAGCCGCGAGCTCGAGGTGCCGCCGGCGTTCGGACCCGAGCCCGTCGACAGCTCGTTCGGCGAGGCGCTCGAGCGCGCGGGGCTCACGCAGATCCGCATCGCGGAGAGCGAGAAGGCGCCGCACGTGACGCGCTTCTTCAGCGGCGGGCGCGACGAGCCCTTCGAGCGCGAGGAGCGCATCCTCGTTCCTTCCCCGCGCGAGGACGTCGAGCCGCACGCGGCCGCGGTGGCCGTCGAGGCCGATCGCACCATCCGCGCCTGCAAGCACGACTTCGTGCTGGTGAACCTCGCGAGCTGCGACCTCGCCGGGCACACGGGCGATCTGAAGACGGCGATCGCGGCCGTCGAGGCGGTCGACGCGGCGGTCGGCGTCATCGCGCGCGCCGTCGAGGATGCGGGCGGCGCGCTCGTGGTCGTCGGGACGCACGGCAACTGCGAGCGCATGCTCGACGACGACGGCAAGCCGCACACGGGGCACACGACGAGCCCGGTGCCGCTCTGGTACGCGAGCGCGGACGACGCGGCAGAGCTTTCGACCGGGAGCCTGTCCGACGTGGCCCCGACGCTGCTCGAGATCCTCGGCATCGCGCCTCCCGCGGCGATGACGGGGCGGTCCTTGCGAATCTCTCGATAG